A region from the Carassius carassius chromosome 33, fCarCar2.1, whole genome shotgun sequence genome encodes:
- the cdx1a gene encoding homeobox protein CDX-1a, with amino-acid sequence MSVSFLLDAAMYGNPARHLNLSQPHLNVYPSAPYPDYSGYHPGPALGNDLHHTGSSWSPGFDPISREDWPPLYGHGTGHSLPANGVEVSVIPPVDQGLLSGAPSAPVDREEPLDWMRRTTAPVNLGGKTRTKDKYRVVYSDVQRLELEKEFHFSRYITIRRKAELAGALSLSERQVKIWFQNRRAKERKMNKKRLQQSQLSSTSTPVSLSGHANTAMVSSTNNSLMTDNISTSIKEEY; translated from the exons ATGTCCGTGAGCTTCCTGCTGGACGCGGCCATGTACGGCAACCCCGCGAGACACCTGAACCTCAGCCAGCCTCACCTGAACGTCTACCCTTCTGCCCCGTACCCGGACTACAGCGGATACCACCCGGGTCCGGCCCTCGGGAATGACCTGCATCACACCGGCAGCTCGTGGAGTCCCGGGTTCGACCCGATTTCGCGCGAGGACTGGCCGCCGCTATATGGTCACGGCACGGGCCACTCGCTCCCGGCGAACGGCGTGGAGGTCAGCGTCATTCCGCCCGTGGACCAGGGTCTGCTGAGCGGCGCTCCGAGCGCGCCGGTGGACAGAGAAGAGCCGCTGGACTGGATGAGACGCACCACGGCTCCAGTGAACCTGG GAGGAAAGACACGGACGAAGGACAAGTACAGAGTGGTGTACAGTGACGTACAGCGTCTGGAGCTGGAGAAGGAATTTCATTTCAGCCGCTACATCACCATCAGACGGAAGGCGGAGCTCGCCGGGGCCCTGAGCCTATCAGAACGCCAG gtgaagatctggtttcaaaacAGACGAGCCAAAGAAAGGAAAATGAACAAGAAGCGACTCCAGCAGTCTCAGCTGAGCTCCACGTCTACACCGGTCAGTCTGTCCGGCCACGCCAACACCGCCATGGTCAGCAGCACCAATAACAGCTTGATGACAGACAATATATCGACCAGCATCAAAGAGGAATACTGA